A region of the Candidatus Methylomirabilota bacterium genome:
TGTGGCCACGAAGGCTCCCCACGCGAAGGCGAGCCTCGCCGGTTCGGGCCAGGCGAACGCGGCGAAGTCGAACAGCGAGCGCGCTTCGGTCCCGTCGGCCAGGGGACGGTAACCTACTCCCTGCCACACGCGAGGGACGGTTGCCTGAGCCAGCGACGGAGTGGGCGCGAGCGCGACGCCCGGCGCCCCGGCCGCCGCCGCCGGCGCCGACCCGGGACCGGGACGGCGCCGGCGCGGGCTACTTCTTCCCAAGCACGGAGTCCTTCAGGCTCTTCGTCAGCCGGAACTTGCACACGCGCTTGGCCGGGATCTTGATGGGCTCGCCGGTCTGCGGATTGCGTCCGATCCGCGCTTTGCGATTGGACAGGACGAGCTTTCCGAAGCCGGGGAGAACGAAGCCGTTCTTGGCCTCCTTGCACGCGAGCGTGACCAGCTCGTCGAAGAGTTCCCCGACCTGCTTCTTGGAGAGGTTGCTCTTCTGCGCGAGGTGGGACATCGTCGCCGACTTCGTCATCATCTTCGCCACGGGCAGCCTCCTGTTCGTCGGTTGGGAGTGAGGGTGACGTGAATTAATACCACAGGCCGCAATCGCCGGCTACCGACCCGTGTAGCGAAACTCCCCCGACGCGATGAGACGACGGTACGAGCCGAACCGCGACTCGGTGTCGTGGATGGCGTCGAGGGGCGAGGCCTCGTCGTCTTCCCCGTCGTAGCGCCGGAGGATCGTGTACAGCGTGTCCCGCTGCGCCGGCACCCGACCGGCGTCACGGACCAAGCGCTTGAGCTCGGCCGGCGGCACCAGCTGCCCGTAGGCGGCCCCCGCCGACGTCGAGATGGATTCATTGATCAGCGTTCCACCCAGGTCGTTGGCGCCGGCGTCGAGCAGGAGTTGGGCCAGCTTGGGTCCTTCCTTCACCCACGAGGCCTGGATATTGGGTATGTGAGCGCCGAGCATGATCCGGGCCAGGGCGTGCATGACCACCACCTCGGCCCCCGTCGCCCCCGGCCGGACCCCTCCGACCAGCCCTTTGGCCCACATGGGCGCTTCCGTATGGATCAACGACAGGGGCACGAACTCGGTGAATCCCCCGGTGTCCTTCTGGATCGAGCGCAGCAAGGCCAGGTGCCGCACCCAGTGGGCGGGGGTCTCGACGTGGCCGTACATGATCGTCGAGGTGGTCCGGAGCCCCAGCGCGTGAGCGGTCGTCACGACCTCGACCCACTGCGGTACCGTGATGCGCCCACGGGCGATCCGGTCGCGGATCTCCTGATCGAGGATCTCGGCCGAGGTGCCGGGCAGCGTCCCCACCCCGGCCGCCTGCAGCTCGGCGAGGTATTCGCGCACCGGCAGCCCCGAGCGCACGGAGCCGTACAGCACTTCCTCCGGTGAGAAGGCGTGCAGGTGCAGCGCGGGGATGGCCTCCTTGATGGCCCGGCACAGGTCGATGTAGTAGCGCCCATCGAGCTTGGGCGGTAGCCCGGCCTGGATGCACACCTCGGTGGCGCCCAGCTCCCAGGCCTCCCGGGCCCGCCGCACGACCTCGGCCACCGGGAGGAAGTAGCCTTCTTCCTCGCGGTGATCCCGGCTGAAGGCGCAGAAGGTACAGTGCTTGATGCAGACGTTCGTGAAGTTAATGTTGCGGTTGATGACGAATGTCACCAGCTCGCCCGCCTGTCGCCGCCGCAGGGCGTCGGCGGCGCGGACGAGGGCCTGGAGATCGCGGCCGCGGGCCGTGGCCAGCACGAGCGCGTCGTCGACGGACACTTCGCCGCCCTCGAGCGCCCGCCCCAGCACGCGGCGCACCGGGGCGGCGGCCGCGTCGAGCGTCGGGCGGAGGCTACCAGCGTCGCCAGTGTTCATAGGACTCCTTGACGAGGCCGTCCTCGTCGGTCAGGTTCGCGATCCGAGGGCGCAGCGGCTCGGCCACGAACTCGGCCCGCCGGCTGTATTCGGGATAGATGGCCAGGCGTTCCCGCAACACGAAGCCCGCGCGCGCCGTCGCCTCTCGCAGGTCGATGATGCGCGGCCAGGGCTTTTCGGGATTGATGTGATCGAGGGTGAGCGGCGACACGCCGCCCCAGTCGTTGAGGCCGGCGGCGAGCAGGCGGGCGTAGGCGCCCGGCGACAGGTTGGGCGGGGCCTGGATGTTGACTTCGGGTCCGAGGATCAGCCGGGCCACCGCGATCGTGCGGAGGAGGTCGTCGAACGACGGCTCGGGGGCGTCGCGCATGGGAATCGCGGGCTTGGCGCGGAAGTTCTGGACGATGACTTCCTGGATGTGGCCGTAGCGCTCGTGGAGGCTGCGGATGGCCATGAGCGCATCGACTCGCTCCCGGGGTGTCTCGCCGATGCCGATGAGGATCCCGGTCGTGAAGGGGATCTGCAGCTTGCCGGCCAGCTCGATCGTCCGGAGTCGGCGCGCCGGCACCTTGTCGGGCGCGCGCTCGTGGGCCATGCCCGGCGCGAGCAGACGCTCGGCGACCGTCTCCAGCATGAGCCCCATGCTGACCGTGACCTCGCGGAGCGCGGCCAGGTCGCGTTCGCCCATGAGCCCGGGGTTCGCGTGGGGCAGGAGCGGCGATTCCCGCAGGGTCGCCGCGCACATCGCCGTCAGATACTGGAGCGTCGTGCGGTGGCCGTGCGCCCGCAGGAACTGTCGATGCTCGGGGAAGCGAGCTTCCGGCTTGTCCCCGAGGGAGAACAGCGCCTCCTTGGCCCCGATGCGCTCGCCGGCCTGCACCAGGGCGACGACCTCGTCCGGGGTCATGGTGTGCGCGCCGGCCTGGCCGGGGTCGCGGCGGAAGGTGCAATAGCCGCAATAGTCGCGGCACAGCGTGGTGAGCGGCACGAAGATCTTCTTGGAGAAGGTGACGCGGCGGCCGCGGCCCTGGTCGCGCAGCGCGCCGGCCCGGTCCAGGAGGTCGGGGATGCCCGCGGCGGGCGTCTCGATCAGCGCGCACGCCTCAGCGTGAGTGGTCACTGTATCGGGGGCCGTGAGGCCGGCTTGGACCGTGGGTGGCCTGTTCTAGGTGCGGGGCGGCTGCGTTCGTTTTTCCGATTGATTGGACTCGAACTAGGTGCGGCGTGGCTCCGTTCGGATTTCCGATTTATTGAAGTCGATCGTGCTGCGGGGTGGCGTCGCCCGGTCTTCAGTTTGGGGAGGACGTCGTGGGCGAAGCGCTCCATGCTGGCCAGAACTTTGCCCAGGGCGGGGCGTACGGGGTCGAACACGAAGTGGGTGACGCCCAGGGACTGGTACCGGCGGATGTCGGAGGCGACCTCGGCGGCCGTGCCCTGGAACAGGGGGCGCTCGCCGGCGGGGGCCCGGTCGCGCGGGCCCCGAACCTCCATGGGAGCGCGGAAGCTCAGGGTGATGGCGCGGGGGTCGCGCCCGGCCTGCCGGGCGTAGGCCTGCAATTGTGCGACCCGGGTCCCGTACTCGTCCGGGTAGAGCAGGGCGGGTGGGCGCAGCCCGATCGGATGCCACCCATCCCCCAGGCGGGCCGCCCGCCGCAGCGCGGCGTCGGTGTGGCCGCCGATCCAGATCGGGATCCCGCCTCGTTGGGCGGGCTTGGGCAGGGCGTGGACCTCGCGGACGGTCGCGTAGCGTCCCTCGAACGTCACCGGGTCGGTCGTCCACACCCGACGCATCAGGCTCAGATACTCGTCGGTGACTCGTCCCCGTTCCTCGAAGGGGGGTGCGCCCACCGCCTCGAACTCCTCCTTCAGCCAGCCCGTTCCTGCGCCCAGGATGAGTCGCCCCCGCGACAGCACGTCGATCATGGCCAGCATCTTGGCGGTGAGCAGCGGGTTGCGGTAGGGAATGACCAGCACGCTGGTCCCCAGCCGCAGCGTGCGGGTGACGTGCGCCAGGTAGCCCAAAAGCACCAGGGGCTCCAGATAGTCCTGCTGGGAGCCTCCGGGGAAGCGGCCGCTCGCCGCATAGGGATAGATCGACGCATCCGTCTTCACCGGAAGCACGATGTGATCGGTGACGAACAGGGAGGAGAAGCGCAGCGCCTCGGCCCGCGTCGCGATCTTGAGTACGGTGTCGAGGGTAGCGAACGGTCCGCGGCCCGGCAGCGAGAGGCCGAACTCCATGGCGGGCGTAATGGTAGGCTACGCTCCAGGCCTTTGCAATCGCGGGCATGCTCACGCGTGTCTCGTCCCTGACGCCAAGAGGGACAACCCTCCCCCGTTCACGCTATCTTTGAAGCGCGTATGAAGCTCGGGGCCAAATTGTTCGTGGCCTTCTCGCTGGTGCTCGGCGTCCTCTTCATCGTCGGTGTGCTGAGCCTGCGCGCCCTGGACCGGCTGGTCACGGTGAATCGGGACATCACGACGCGGACCTTGCCGGCGGTGCGGCACGTCTCGGCGGCCCACGAGGCCATGCCCGGCCTGGCCCGGCTGGAAGCCCGTATGCTGATCCTCCGCGACGCCGCCTACGCCGTCGCCTGGACGGAGCGGATGGCCGAGGTCCGGCAGGATCTGGCCCGCCTGTCGGCGCTGCTGACCGCGCCCAGCCAGACCGCGTTGCTGAACGAGGCCCGGCTCGCCCTGGACCAGTACGACGCCGTGGTGGCCCGCGAGCAGCTGCTGACCGCCGAGGGCAAGCGCCAGCAGGCGCTGGAGGTGGCCCAGACCGAATCCAGCGCGCTCGTCGAAGCGGTCGAACACGCGCTGGGCAGACTCATCGAGGACATCCACGAGGCGGCGCGCAGCGCCCAGATCGAAGCGGCGCGACTGGAGGCCCGAACCTGGACCGGCGTGCTCGTCGCCCTGGGCGCCGCGGTGGGCCTGGCCTTTCTGGCCGCCGCGGTGATCGTCGTCCGCCTCACGCGCTCGCTCCGGGCCCTGTCGGTCGCGACCTCGGCGCTGGCCACCGGCTCGTTCCGCGAGCCGGTCAAGGTGGAGGGGCGTGACGAGGTGGCCGCCCTGGCCCTGGCCTTCAACCGGATGGCCGAGCGGCTGCAGGAGATCGATCGGCTCAAGGAGACGTTTCTCGCCGCCGTCTCCCACGAGCTCCGCTCGCCGCTGACCTCCATTCGCGAAGCGGGCCACCTGCTGCGCGAGGGGGTGCCCGGCGGCCTCAATCCCAAACAGACGCGCCTGGTCGCCATCGTGGAGAAGGGCGCCGACCGCCTGCTCCGGCTGGTCAACCAGATCCTGGACCTGTCCCGTCTGCGCGCCGGCATGCTCCGGATCGAGCGCAAGCCGGTGGTCCTCGACCGGGTAGTGGCCCGTGCGGTGGAGGAGCTCCGCCCTCAGGCCGAGGACGCCAATCTCACCCTGACGCTGGAGCGGGTCGGCACCCGGTTCGATTTCCTTGGAGACGAAGATCGCCTGGTGCAGGTCGTCGTGAACCTCGTCTCCAACGCCGTGCGCTTCACGCCGGGCGGAGGACGCATCACCGTGCGCGTGATCGACGTCGGCCGCGAGATCGAGGTTCAAGTGGAGGACACCGGCATGGGCATCCCCGCGGCGGCGCTGCCTCACATCTTCGGCTGGTACGAGCAAGCCCATCACGACCGCGGGGGCACCGGCCTGGGTTTGCCCATCGTGCGGGGACTGGTGACCGCGCACGGGGGGCGCGTGACGGTAGAATCCCAGGAGGGCAAGGGCAGCCGGTTCACCGTGCTGCTGCCCCGCGAAGGTGTGGACCCGTGAGGAGCGACCGACTCCTGGTCGGGATCGCGCTGGTGTCGGTGGCGTCGGGCTGTGCCGCGTCTCGTCCGGCCACGTCGCTGCTGGAGCGCGCCGATCGCCTCGTTCAGCAGGGCCAGTATCAGGCTGGGATGCGCGCGTACGACGAGCTGGTGTCGACGTACCCGACCGATCCCGGGGCGCCGCGAGCGCTGGCGGCCCGGGACGCCCTGGGCTCCCTGCTGGCCGCGCGCGGCGACGTGGCCCGTCTGAAAGAGGAGCTGGCGGCGCGGGACAGCGAACTCGGCCGTCTCAAGCAGGAGCTGCAGCGGTTGCAGGGCGAGACCGAACGCCTGCGCGCCGACCTCGAGGCGCTCAAGAAGATCGATCTCAAGCAGGAGCGCCGGCCGCGATGAGGCGACGGGAGCCCCAGCTCGGATCGCGCGATCGAACCATCACAGCCGGAGGTCGCGGCGGGGCACGGGCCCGCGGTGCGAGCCGCAGGACGTCGCGGGGCTGGGGCCCCGCCGTCCGAGGCGAGCCGACGAGGCAATCACAGCCCGGGTGCCCAATCCCATGAAGCGACGCGTGCTCATCGTGGACGACGATCCGGCCATCCTCGAGGTGCTGGAGATGCGCCTGAATGCCATGGGCTTTCAGGTCGTGGCCACCACCGACGCCCGGCGGGCGAGCGAGGCGGTGGAGAAGACGCGCTTCGACGTGGCCCTGCTGGACCTGCGTATGGAGCCCGTCGACGGCATCCGGCTCATGGAGATGCTGCACGCCCGCCAGCCGCGCCTGCCCGTGCTCATCATGACGGCGCACGGGACGATCGAGACCGCCGTCGACGCGGTGCAGCGGGGCGCCTTCGATTACCTCACCAAGCCGTTCGTCCGCGACGAGCTCCGGGCCAAGATCGGTCGGGCCCTGGCCGTGCGCCAGTGGGCGCGGGATCGGGAACGACTGCTGATGATCGGGGAGACCTTCGCCTCCTCGGGCGTCATGACCCGGATCCTCGACTCGGTGGCCCAGGCCGCCGTCGAGACCACGGAGGCCGAGCGCTCGGTCGTCTTTCAGCTCACCAACGGCCGCCTCACGCCCATGGCCAGTGCCGGCACTCCGCCGCCCTCCTGGAAGGCGCTCGAGCAGGCAGCCGGCCAGGCCATCGACAAAGGCGCGCCCGTGACGACGCCCGGCACCGAGAGCCGGGTGATCATGGCCGCGCCCCTGGTGGTGCAGCGGGGACCCGTGGGGGCCCTGGTGATCGAGACGCCGGCCCGGGTCGAGCCTACCGACGACGACCTCGACTTGATGGCCCTCTTCTCGTCGCAGGCGGCCATCGCCATCCGGAACAGCCACGAGCTGGAGCGGTTGCGGAGCGGGGCCCTGGCCGCGCTGGGCCGCATGGCCACCCAGGTCGCCCACGAGCTCAAGAACCCCCTGGCCGGGTTGCGGCTCTACGCCCATCACCTGGAGCAGCGGCTGGAGCGAGCCGGCGAGGCCGACACCGCCGAGCTGGCGCGGAAGATCAGCTCCACGGTCGATCATCTGGCCTCGGTCGTGTCGGAGATCACCGCGTTCGGGCGGCCCCCCGAGCTGCACCGCGCGCGGACGGCGTTGGCCCCGCTGCTCGACGAATGCATCGCGCTGGGGCGGGCCCGCTGTCCCGACGAGCGCATCGAGGTCGTGCGGACCTACGACGCCCGCTGTCCCGAGGTCCACGTGGACCCGCGCGAGCTTCG
Encoded here:
- the cofH gene encoding 5-amino-6-(D-ribitylamino)uracil--L-tyrosine 4-hydroxyphenyl transferase CofH, with amino-acid sequence MNTGDAGSLRPTLDAAAAPVRRVLGRALEGGEVSVDDALVLATARGRDLQALVRAADALRRRQAGELVTFVINRNINFTNVCIKHCTFCAFSRDHREEEGYFLPVAEVVRRAREAWELGATEVCIQAGLPPKLDGRYYIDLCRAIKEAIPALHLHAFSPEEVLYGSVRSGLPVREYLAELQAAGVGTLPGTSAEILDQEIRDRIARGRITVPQWVEVVTTAHALGLRTTSTIMYGHVETPAHWVRHLALLRSIQKDTGGFTEFVPLSLIHTEAPMWAKGLVGGVRPGATGAEVVVMHALARIMLGAHIPNIQASWVKEGPKLAQLLLDAGANDLGGTLINESISTSAGAAYGQLVPPAELKRLVRDAGRVPAQRDTLYTILRRYDGEDDEASPLDAIHDTESRFGSYRRLIASGEFRYTGR
- a CDS encoding HU family DNA-binding protein; its protein translation is MMTKSATMSHLAQKSNLSKKQVGELFDELVTLACKEAKNGFVLPGFGKLVLSNRKARIGRNPQTGEPIKIPAKRVCKFRLTKSLKDSVLGKK
- a CDS encoding response regulator; translated protein: MKRRVLIVDDDPAILEVLEMRLNAMGFQVVATTDARRASEAVEKTRFDVALLDLRMEPVDGIRLMEMLHARQPRLPVLIMTAHGTIETAVDAVQRGAFDYLTKPFVRDELRAKIGRALAVRQWARDRERLLMIGETFASSGVMTRILDSVAQAAVETTEAERSVVFQLTNGRLTPMASAGTPPPSWKALEQAAGQAIDKGAPVTTPGTESRVIMAAPLVVQRGPVGALVIETPARVEPTDDDLDLMALFSSQAAIAIRNSHELERLRSGALAALGRMATQVAHELKNPLAGLRLYAHHLEQRLERAGEADTAELARKISSTVDHLASVVSEITAFGRPPELHRARTALAPLLDECIALGRARCPDERIEVVRTYDARCPEVHVDPRELRKAFLNLILNGLEALGGNGRLSVSLAYAGETQSVTVGIDDTGAGMTEEVLVRAFDLFFTTKPEGTGLGMAISRSVIDLHGGELGIQSSPGQGTRVRIRLPVGAPSRGEAAEGR
- a CDS encoding ATP-binding protein → MKLGAKLFVAFSLVLGVLFIVGVLSLRALDRLVTVNRDITTRTLPAVRHVSAAHEAMPGLARLEARMLILRDAAYAVAWTERMAEVRQDLARLSALLTAPSQTALLNEARLALDQYDAVVAREQLLTAEGKRQQALEVAQTESSALVEAVEHALGRLIEDIHEAARSAQIEAARLEARTWTGVLVALGAAVGLAFLAAAVIVVRLTRSLRALSVATSALATGSFREPVKVEGRDEVAALALAFNRMAERLQEIDRLKETFLAAVSHELRSPLTSIREAGHLLREGVPGGLNPKQTRLVAIVEKGADRLLRLVNQILDLSRLRAGMLRIERKPVVLDRVVARAVEELRPQAEDANLTLTLERVGTRFDFLGDEDRLVQVVVNLVSNAVRFTPGGGRITVRVIDVGREIEVQVEDTGMGIPAAALPHIFGWYEQAHHDRGGTGLGLPIVRGLVTAHGGRVTVESQEGKGSRFTVLLPREGVDP
- the cofG gene encoding 7,8-didemethyl-8-hydroxy-5-deazariboflavin synthase CofG — its product is MTTHAEACALIETPAAGIPDLLDRAGALRDQGRGRRVTFSKKIFVPLTTLCRDYCGYCTFRRDPGQAGAHTMTPDEVVALVQAGERIGAKEALFSLGDKPEARFPEHRQFLRAHGHRTTLQYLTAMCAATLRESPLLPHANPGLMGERDLAALREVTVSMGLMLETVAERLLAPGMAHERAPDKVPARRLRTIELAGKLQIPFTTGILIGIGETPRERVDALMAIRSLHERYGHIQEVIVQNFRAKPAIPMRDAPEPSFDDLLRTIAVARLILGPEVNIQAPPNLSPGAYARLLAAGLNDWGGVSPLTLDHINPEKPWPRIIDLREATARAGFVLRERLAIYPEYSRRAEFVAEPLRPRIANLTDEDGLVKESYEHWRRW
- a CDS encoding LLM class F420-dependent oxidoreductase produces the protein MEFGLSLPGRGPFATLDTVLKIATRAEALRFSSLFVTDHIVLPVKTDASIYPYAASGRFPGGSQQDYLEPLVLLGYLAHVTRTLRLGTSVLVIPYRNPLLTAKMLAMIDVLSRGRLILGAGTGWLKEEFEAVGAPPFEERGRVTDEYLSLMRRVWTTDPVTFEGRYATVREVHALPKPAQRGGIPIWIGGHTDAALRRAARLGDGWHPIGLRPPALLYPDEYGTRVAQLQAYARQAGRDPRAITLSFRAPMEVRGPRDRAPAGERPLFQGTAAEVASDIRRYQSLGVTHFVFDPVRPALGKVLASMERFAHDVLPKLKTGRRHPAARSTSINRKSERSHAAPSSSPINRKNERSRPAPRTGHPRSKPASRPPIQ